The Ascidiaceihabitans donghaensis genome includes the window AACGTAAAGGCTGCTTATTTTCTATCCAGCTATGCCGCCCGTGCCATGATCGCGGCGGGTCGTTCGGGGTCTATCATCCATATCTCAAGCCAGATGGGACATGTGGGCGGGCCGGAACGCGCCGTCTATTGCGCCTCAAAACATGCCATCGAGGGCATGATCAAATCGATGGCGATCGAGTGGGGCAAAAAAGGCATACGCATCAATTCAATCTGCCCGACCTTTATAAGAACGCCCCTGACAGCCCCCACCTTTGATGATCCGGACCGGTTGGCGTGGGTTATGTCGAAGATCAAATTGCCCCGCGTCGGTGAGGTGTCGGACATAATGGGGGCTGCGTTGTTTCTGGCGTCTGACGCCTCTGCCATGGTGACAGGCACCTCGATGT containing:
- a CDS encoding SDR family NAD(P)-dependent oxidoreductase, giving the protein MTELPRTPSFDLSGKRALVTGASSGIGLGCAVALAEAGAHVVCAARRADVLQASVDAMRTQGWSADAVALDQVDLASLSAAMEDPFDVVLNSAGLARHSAAVDTTPDDYDAVMDVNVKAAYFLSSYAARAMIAAGRSGSIIHISSQMGHVGGPERAVYCASKHAIEGMIKSMAIEWGKKGIRINSICPTFIRTPLTAPTFDDPDRLAWVMSKIKLPRVGEVSDIMGAALFLASDASAMVTGTSMLIDGGWTAD